Proteins encoded within one genomic window of Spirulina major PCC 6313:
- the cysE gene encoding serine O-acetyltransferase, with product MLSSLIADFRIIFERDPAARNWAEVLFCYPGLQALLSHRLAHWLYNIGIPFVPRFLSHIARFITGIEIHPGAQIGKGVFIDHGMGVVIGETAILGDYCLIYQGVTLGGTGKENGKRHPTLGEQVVVGAGAKVLGNLQIGNNVRIGAGSVVLRDVPSDCTVVGVPGRVVYRSGVRVNPLEHGKLPDSEATVIRMLVDRIEALEQQLEQLQDQHAGTKSLVHAALGDRQEPVLATSGRCELRDREILEFLDGSGI from the coding sequence GTGCTATCCTCACTCATCGCAGATTTCCGGATTATTTTCGAGCGCGACCCCGCCGCCCGTAATTGGGCCGAGGTTTTATTTTGCTACCCCGGTTTACAAGCACTACTGAGTCATCGGCTCGCCCATTGGCTCTACAACATTGGCATTCCGTTCGTGCCGCGCTTCCTCTCCCATATCGCTCGCTTCATCACCGGCATTGAAATTCATCCCGGTGCGCAAATTGGCAAAGGAGTCTTCATTGACCACGGCATGGGTGTGGTGATCGGCGAAACCGCGATCCTCGGCGATTACTGCTTAATCTATCAAGGCGTGACGTTAGGCGGAACCGGGAAAGAAAACGGCAAACGTCACCCGACCCTCGGTGAACAAGTGGTCGTCGGAGCGGGGGCAAAAGTCCTCGGTAATCTGCAAATTGGGAATAATGTCCGGATTGGGGCCGGGTCTGTGGTGCTGCGCGATGTGCCGTCGGACTGTACGGTGGTGGGCGTGCCGGGCCGGGTGGTGTACCGCTCTGGGGTGCGGGTGAATCCCTTAGAACATGGCAAATTGCCGGATTCTGAAGCGACGGTGATCCGGATGTTGGTAGACCGGATCGAAGCCCTCGAACAGCAATTAGAACAGTTACAGGATCAGCACGCGGGGACGAAATCTCTGGTTCATGCGGCCTTGGGAGATCGTCAGGAGCCGGTGTTAGCCACATCGGGCCGGTGTGAGTTGCGCGATCGCGAAATCCTCGAATTCCTCGACGGTTCCGGGATTTAA
- a CDS encoding type II toxin-antitoxin system HicA family toxin, translated as MLIGLEAIALHQVHRTYWQSRPTEDRPSFVGDLHRWGRAPLSSQGTAPLYRLWTVTLVGGGLAVGVVTGRGQQHRERDRQQLRSLRQQLATVQEQYDTVQITLDRHHHEQAELHHTLHQFQAIQAAAQAAIAAKDKQLQHLQAQLNQYRHPEYDVIELTAAFEDLTEEQTQLENDNQLLRAEISDLRHQLWQLRTAPTPPPTEIEPLDPEPLTPGESWPLSQLANISTNQAVQALKRLGFEVDHQTGSHIILKRPKRSCTIPEKSEVRPGTLKSALQQAGVSLEEFLEQL; from the coding sequence GTGCTAATTGGCCTTGAAGCGATCGCTCTCCACCAAGTTCATCGCACCTATTGGCAGAGTCGGCCCACGGAGGATCGGCCGAGCTTCGTGGGTGATCTACATCGCTGGGGTCGAGCGCCCCTATCCTCCCAGGGGACGGCTCCCCTGTATCGGCTGTGGACAGTGACACTGGTGGGGGGAGGGTTAGCCGTGGGGGTCGTCACCGGCCGGGGGCAACAGCACCGGGAGCGCGATCGCCAGCAGTTGCGATCGCTGCGGCAACAACTGGCAACGGTGCAGGAACAGTACGATACAGTGCAGATCACCCTAGATCGCCACCATCACGAACAGGCCGAACTCCACCACACCCTCCATCAATTCCAAGCGATCCAAGCCGCCGCCCAAGCTGCGATCGCCGCCAAAGACAAACAACTCCAGCACCTCCAAGCCCAACTCAATCAATACCGTCACCCTGAATATGACGTGATTGAACTCACCGCCGCCTTTGAAGACCTCACCGAAGAGCAAACCCAACTCGAAAACGACAACCAACTGCTCCGCGCCGAAATCAGCGACCTCCGCCATCAGCTTTGGCAACTGCGCACAGCACCCACGCCACCCCCCACCGAGATCGAGCCGCTCGACCCTGAACCCTTAACCCCAGGGGAATCCTGGCCCCTGTCCCAACTCGCTAACATTTCCACCAATCAAGCCGTCCAAGCCCTGAAACGCCTAGGCTTTGAAGTGGATCACCAAACCGGTAGCCATATCATTTTGAAACGCCCTAAACGCAGTTGTACGATTCCGGAAAAGTCGGAAGTCCGGCCAGGAACCTTAAAAAGTGCCCTCCAGCAAGCGGGCGTGAGTCTAGAGGAATTTCTAGAACAGTTGTAG
- the argH gene encoding argininosuccinate lyase → MTQAKKTWSDRFETALHPAIARFNASIGFDIELIDYDITGSIAHAKMLAHTGIISTEEGQQLITGLEQIRIEYQEGRFNPGVDAEDVHFAVERRLTELMGDVGKKLHTARSRNDQVGTDIRLYLRDQIQTLRGQLREWQGVLLKHAEKHVETLIPGYTHLQRAQPVSLAHHLLAYFNMAQRDWERLGQVYQRTNISPLGSGALAGTTFPIDRHYAAAELKFGGVYSNSLDGVSDRDFAIEFLCAASLIMVHLSRLSEEMILWGSQEFSFVKFQDSCSTGSSIMPQKKNPDIPELVRGKTGRVFGHLQALLTIMKGLPLAYNKDLQEDKEAIFDGVKTAQGCLEAMTILLREGVEFRIERLEEAVNEDFSNATDVADYLAAKGVPFREAYNLVGKVVKTSLAAGKLLKDLTLEEWQALHPAFEGDIYAAIAPRQVVAARNSYGGTGFEQVRNAIKAAKEQLLDTAS, encoded by the coding sequence ATGACCCAAGCTAAGAAGACCTGGAGCGATCGCTTTGAAACTGCGCTCCATCCTGCGATCGCCCGTTTTAATGCCAGCATCGGTTTTGATATTGAACTGATTGACTATGACATTACCGGGTCGATCGCCCATGCGAAGATGTTGGCCCACACCGGGATCATCAGCACCGAAGAAGGACAACAACTGATCACGGGTCTAGAGCAGATTCGGATTGAATACCAAGAAGGGCGGTTTAATCCGGGGGTTGATGCGGAAGATGTGCATTTTGCGGTGGAACGTCGTCTCACGGAATTGATGGGGGATGTGGGGAAAAAGCTGCACACGGCGCGATCGCGCAATGACCAAGTGGGCACCGATATTCGCCTCTATCTCCGCGACCAAATCCAAACCCTGCGCGGCCAACTCCGAGAATGGCAAGGTGTGCTCCTCAAACACGCTGAAAAGCATGTGGAAACCCTGATCCCCGGCTATACCCACCTCCAACGCGCCCAACCCGTCAGCCTTGCCCACCATCTCCTCGCCTACTTCAACATGGCCCAGCGGGACTGGGAACGTCTGGGGCAAGTCTATCAGCGCACCAACATTTCCCCCCTCGGTAGTGGGGCGTTGGCGGGGACAACCTTTCCCATCGATCGCCATTACGCCGCTGCTGAATTGAAGTTTGGCGGGGTCTATTCCAATAGTTTGGATGGGGTGAGCGATCGCGACTTTGCGATCGAATTTCTCTGTGCTGCCAGTTTGATCATGGTGCATCTCAGCCGCCTCAGCGAAGAAATGATCCTCTGGGGTTCCCAGGAATTTAGCTTTGTCAAATTTCAAGACAGTTGCTCCACCGGGTCAAGCATCATGCCCCAGAAGAAAAACCCCGACATCCCCGAACTGGTGCGGGGCAAAACCGGGCGCGTCTTCGGCCATCTCCAAGCCCTGCTCACGATCATGAAAGGCTTACCCCTTGCCTATAACAAAGACCTCCAGGAAGACAAAGAAGCCATTTTCGACGGCGTGAAAACCGCCCAAGGTTGCCTCGAAGCGATGACGATTTTGCTCCGGGAAGGGGTAGAATTTCGCATCGAACGCCTTGAAGAAGCTGTTAATGAGGACTTTTCCAACGCCACCGATGTGGCGGACTATCTCGCGGCGAAGGGTGTGCCGTTCCGGGAAGCCTATAACCTGGTGGGCAAGGTGGTGAAAACCAGTCTCGCCGCTGGCAAGTTGCTCAAGGACTTGACCCTAGAGGAATGGCAAGCCCTCCATCCGGCCTTTGAAGGGGATATTTATGCGGCGATCGCGCCTCGCCAAGTGGTCGCCGCCCGCAACAGTTACGGCGGCACTGGCTTTGAACAGGTGCGCAACGCGATCAAAGCCGCCAAAGAACAACTCCTTGACACCGCTAGCTAA
- a CDS encoding M48 family metalloprotease, translated as MTSPAETSFQAGQAAFQAKNYPAAIAHFEAVVRDELDPAMLTQAYQGLIVAYYNGDRARDALDLCKRLSQDPDTYPWAAKTLADLTRRIRNANAAAFIPPQQQRPQTPPPEPSTPPQAKRPLPVAYDNAPEATPAVFISGREWRNAERASQWKRLKQPRRWKFWLRLGGSAIAFYLLLRVSILASLGLIKTAILTLRLPGIAPPLWLDAEPQRLILAVLLLCLILSPWALDLLLARLAKQQPYALYQLAATFPESAKVLQRLTRHAKIPMPTLKLLPIGAPLTFTYGNLPRTSRLVISEGLLAAVEDEELAALLTTQIAAIAHRDVSILSAVITLLHVPFLLYLGSATAGERGRDWLQNQTKIPDRIRAILAASVAGVGGICAAVAYGYYWLWRVPLLYFSRQRQYYGDRFAAEFTGNPNALSRGLLKVAIATARHIEQRGSTLWLMESVDLLLPIGHRQALSLGSLPDKTPFAEVLTWECTNPYRHWLALMNSHPLMGDRLYLLNRYANHWQLPPEIDLPTLIPPPKTPLQLLEQLANSYKALPILQSAVISGLFFGVVLRGSFWFIGAAADVLSYWFPLWRLIWLANAQPFLDGCILIAFSLSLMVWINGYFPDIRVTPSRANPRIEDLLRDPNAVPPQSEGVKLTGELIGRRGLKNWLAQDLMLKTTSGSIKLHFFTKAGPLGNLFPKPTRPEQLIGQKVTVLGWLRRGSTLWIDVDVIRPRQGEGTRSGYPVWITALAILAALWGSWLIWQA; from the coding sequence ATGACCTCTCCGGCTGAAACAAGTTTCCAAGCAGGGCAAGCTGCTTTTCAGGCTAAAAATTATCCGGCGGCGATCGCCCATTTTGAAGCCGTGGTGCGCGATGAACTCGACCCGGCAATGCTCACCCAAGCCTATCAGGGTCTGATCGTGGCCTATTACAACGGCGATCGCGCCCGCGATGCCCTTGACCTTTGCAAACGTCTCAGCCAAGACCCCGACACCTATCCCTGGGCGGCCAAAACCCTCGCCGACTTGACCCGCCGCATCCGCAACGCCAACGCCGCCGCCTTCATCCCGCCCCAACAGCAACGGCCCCAGACTCCCCCCCCTGAACCCTCCACACCGCCCCAGGCTAAACGCCCCTTACCCGTTGCCTACGACAATGCCCCCGAAGCCACCCCAGCGGTTTTTATTTCCGGGCGCGAGTGGCGCAATGCTGAACGAGCCAGCCAGTGGAAACGGCTCAAACAGCCGCGTCGCTGGAAATTTTGGTTACGGTTGGGGGGGAGTGCGATCGCCTTCTATTTGCTCCTGCGCGTTTCGATCCTCGCCAGCCTGGGCCTAATTAAAACCGCGATTCTCACCCTACGCCTACCGGGGATTGCCCCGCCCCTCTGGTTAGATGCTGAACCGCAACGGCTGATCCTGGCGGTGCTTCTCCTCTGCTTGATCCTGTCGCCCTGGGCCTTGGATCTCCTCCTCGCTCGGCTTGCCAAGCAACAACCCTACGCCCTCTATCAACTGGCCGCCACCTTTCCCGAAAGCGCAAAAGTGTTGCAACGCCTGACGCGCCACGCCAAGATCCCGATGCCCACCCTCAAGCTCTTGCCCATCGGCGCACCGCTCACCTTCACCTATGGCAACCTGCCGCGCACCTCCCGCCTGGTGATTAGTGAGGGTCTCCTCGCTGCCGTGGAGGATGAAGAATTGGCCGCTCTCTTAACGACGCAAATTGCGGCGATCGCTCATCGTGATGTCTCGATCCTCTCCGCCGTGATCACCCTGCTCCACGTCCCGTTTTTGCTCTATCTCGGCAGTGCCACAGCGGGAGAACGGGGCCGGGATTGGTTGCAAAATCAGACTAAAATTCCCGATCGCATCCGAGCCATCCTCGCCGCTAGCGTTGCCGGGGTCGGGGGAATCTGCGCCGCCGTGGCCTATGGCTATTACTGGCTGTGGCGCGTGCCGTTGTTGTATTTTTCGCGGCAACGGCAATATTACGGCGATCGCTTCGCCGCAGAATTCACCGGCAACCCCAACGCCCTCAGTCGTGGCCTGTTGAAAGTAGCGATCGCCACCGCCCGCCATATCGAACAACGCGGCTCCACCCTCTGGCTTATGGAAAGCGTCGATCTCCTTTTGCCCATCGGCCATCGCCAAGCCCTCAGCCTCGGCAGCCTCCCCGACAAAACCCCCTTTGCCGAAGTCCTCACCTGGGAATGCACCAACCCCTATCGCCACTGGCTCGCCCTGATGAATTCTCACCCGTTAATGGGCGATCGCCTCTACCTCCTCAACCGCTACGCCAACCACTGGCAACTCCCCCCCGAAATCGACCTCCCCACCCTGATCCCCCCGCCCAAAACCCCCCTGCAACTTCTCGAACAACTGGCCAACAGCTACAAAGCCCTGCCCATTCTCCAAAGCGCAGTGATTTCCGGCCTCTTTTTCGGGGTTGTGCTGCGGGGCAGCTTTTGGTTTATCGGAGCCGCCGCCGATGTCCTCAGTTACTGGTTCCCCCTCTGGCGATTGATTTGGCTTGCCAACGCTCAACCCTTCCTCGATGGGTGTATTTTGATCGCCTTTAGCCTCAGTTTGATGGTTTGGATTAACGGCTACTTTCCTGATATTCGCGTCACCCCGTCCCGCGCCAATCCCCGCATTGAAGACCTCCTGCGCGACCCCAACGCCGTCCCCCCGCAAAGCGAAGGGGTCAAACTGACGGGTGAACTGATCGGCCGCCGGGGGCTAAAAAATTGGCTCGCCCAAGATTTAATGCTCAAAACCACGTCCGGCTCGATCAAACTCCACTTTTTCACCAAAGCCGGGCCCCTGGGGAATCTCTTCCCCAAACCCACCCGCCCGGAACAGTTGATCGGGCAAAAGGTGACGGTGTTGGGCTGGTTACGGCGGGGAAGTACGCTGTGGATTGATGTGGATGTGATTCGGCCTCGCCAAGGGGAGGGAACCCGCAGCGGCTATCCGGTGTGGATTACGGCGTTGGCGATCCTGGCGGCGTTGTGGGGGTCGTGGTTGATTTGGCAGGCTTAG
- a CDS encoding HNH endonuclease — protein MMPNPSPSKQTIRKIIHQRANGCCEYCQTCAVNIGQTMHIEHIKPGEGDHLENLCLACPNCNLSKATSIQAPDPETQELVSLFNPRVQRWDEHFEWIDNYAQISGITAIGRATVACFKMNRPRMVLTRRRWVQAGLHPVL, from the coding sequence ATGATGCCCAACCCTAGCCCATCCAAACAAACCATCCGCAAGATTATTCATCAACGGGCGAATGGATGCTGTGAGTATTGCCAGACCTGTGCGGTCAACATTGGTCAGACGATGCATATTGAACACATCAAACCGGGTGAGGGAGATCACTTAGAAAATCTTTGCCTTGCCTGTCCAAATTGCAATTTATCAAAAGCGACATCCATCCAAGCGCCTGACCCAGAAACACAGGAACTGGTGTCTCTGTTTAATCCACGGGTTCAACGATGGGATGAGCATTTTGAATGGATAGATAATTATGCTCAGATTTCCGGTATTACGGCTATTGGTCGGGCGACAGTGGCCTGTTTTAAGATGAACCGTCCGCGCATGGTATTAACTCGGCGACGATGGGTACAGGCAGGACTGCATCCAGTTCTTTGA
- a CDS encoding aspartate/glutamate racemase family protein — MKIKVINPNTTASMTAIIGDSARAIASPQTEIIAVNPPHGPVSIEGHYDEALSVPGVLAEVQAGEAAGVEGYVIACFGDPGLAAARELARGPVVGIAEAAMHGASMIATGFSIVTTLGRTKCIAAHLVEQYGMERFCRGIWATELAVLDLDDPAGEARSQILATCRQALCTDECGAIVLGCAGMANLSRDLTAELGIPVIDGVGVAVKFVEALVGVGLGTSKRGDFAPPLPKPFL, encoded by the coding sequence ATAAAAATCAAGGTCATTAATCCCAACACGACGGCATCAATGACGGCCATTATTGGCGATTCGGCGCGGGCGATCGCCTCCCCCCAGACAGAAATCATCGCCGTCAACCCACCCCACGGCCCCGTTTCCATCGAAGGTCATTACGATGAAGCCTTGAGTGTGCCGGGGGTGCTTGCTGAGGTGCAGGCGGGGGAAGCGGCGGGCGTAGAGGGTTATGTAATCGCCTGTTTTGGTGATCCGGGCTTGGCCGCAGCGCGAGAATTAGCACGGGGGCCCGTGGTGGGGATTGCCGAAGCGGCGATGCACGGGGCAAGTATGATCGCCACGGGGTTTTCGATTGTGACCACCTTGGGGCGGACGAAATGTATTGCGGCGCATTTGGTGGAGCAGTACGGGATGGAGCGGTTTTGTCGGGGGATTTGGGCGACGGAGTTGGCGGTGCTGGATTTGGATGATCCGGCGGGGGAGGCGCGATCGCAAATTCTCGCCACCTGCCGCCAAGCCTTATGCACCGATGAATGCGGTGCGATCGTCCTGGGTTGTGCCGGGATGGCGAATTTAAGCCGAGATTTAACGGCGGAACTGGGCATTCCCGTCATTGATGGCGTGGGGGTGGCGGTGAAGTTCGTTGAAGCCCTCGTTGGGGTGGGTCTCGGAACGAGTAAACGGGGAGATTTTGCCCCGCCCTTACCCAAACCATTCCTCTAA
- a CDS encoding tetratricopeptide repeat protein, with protein MGQQHRNWTTGLRDAGLMTVGLVLSWGMVAPAIAQKFEAAPKQRIEGLYSENLDAASAFQQGVMAYDRQAFTQAETFLTKALTFDPYIGMAYYLLGNVYLQQDRLADAVSRYQEAVILEPMLGAAYYNLGIAFYRQGSPQAAIAPFERVTLIEPKFAAGHYNLALAFDSIGQYDAASQSYRQALLLDDQNAQAYYNLGLIVNRQGSADEALGLFERAIALEPEFSEAYYQQGLIYARREQWEAARDALGTSTALEPENALAQYNLGLVYLELENYKAAANRFERTVALDPTNVNAYRQLGAAQIETGNPEDAIATLQQAATLLPNDARTYYNLGIAYQDAELYGDAIANYRQALDLDPVFADAYYNLGVSLFENAYREAVRYDPEEAEAGPTAIANFNARTLDRYDNAMATLEEAMRLYEAEGNFERVEEINAYIQDTILPTTLTPPIDPSQEMDDVEIPVTPAPARPLPAPMPIPEPAADPEPVEPESSFPSFPESETQGSVFNDALPPRR; from the coding sequence ATGGGGCAACAGCACAGAAACTGGACAACCGGGCTACGCGACGCGGGTCTGATGACCGTGGGGCTGGTGCTCAGTTGGGGAATGGTGGCCCCGGCGATCGCTCAAAAATTCGAGGCCGCGCCGAAGCAACGCATTGAAGGACTCTACAGCGAAAATCTTGATGCGGCCAGTGCCTTTCAACAGGGGGTGATGGCCTACGATCGCCAAGCCTTCACCCAAGCGGAAACTTTTCTCACCAAAGCCCTCACCTTTGACCCCTACATTGGGATGGCGTACTATCTCCTCGGTAATGTATACCTACAACAGGATCGCCTCGCCGATGCCGTCAGTCGATATCAGGAGGCGGTGATCCTCGAACCGATGCTTGGGGCGGCTTACTACAATCTCGGCATTGCCTTTTATCGTCAAGGGTCTCCCCAAGCGGCGATCGCACCCTTTGAACGAGTGACGTTAATTGAACCAAAATTTGCGGCAGGTCATTATAATTTGGCGCTGGCCTTCGATAGCATCGGCCAATACGACGCGGCGAGCCAATCCTACCGGCAGGCGTTGCTCTTGGATGACCAAAATGCCCAGGCCTATTACAATTTGGGGCTGATCGTCAATCGTCAGGGCAGCGCGGATGAGGCACTGGGCTTGTTTGAGCGGGCGATCGCCCTAGAGCCGGAATTTTCCGAAGCCTATTATCAACAGGGGTTGATCTATGCGCGGCGGGAACAGTGGGAAGCGGCGCGGGATGCCCTGGGCACTTCGACGGCGTTGGAACCGGAAAACGCCCTAGCGCAATACAATCTGGGCTTGGTTTATCTGGAATTGGAGAATTACAAAGCGGCGGCGAATCGGTTTGAGCGCACCGTTGCCCTCGATCCGACGAATGTGAATGCCTATCGTCAGTTGGGGGCGGCGCAGATTGAAACGGGCAATCCTGAAGATGCGATCGCGACTCTCCAACAGGCGGCGACCCTCCTCCCCAACGATGCCCGCACCTATTACAACTTAGGGATTGCCTACCAAGATGCGGAACTCTACGGGGACGCGATCGCCAACTATCGCCAAGCTTTAGATCTTGACCCAGTGTTTGCCGATGCCTACTACAACCTGGGGGTGTCGTTGTTTGAAAATGCCTATCGGGAAGCGGTGCGCTATGACCCCGAAGAAGCCGAAGCGGGGCCCACTGCGATCGCGAATTTCAACGCCCGCACCTTGGATCGGTACGACAACGCCATGGCGACCCTCGAAGAAGCGATGCGTCTCTACGAAGCAGAGGGCAACTTTGAGCGCGTTGAAGAAATCAATGCCTACATCCAAGACACCATCCTACCCACCACCCTGACCCCCCCGATTGATCCCAGCCAGGAAATGGATGATGTGGAAATTCCCGTCACTCCTGCCCCTGCCCGGCCCCTACCGGCCCCGATGCCCATCCCGGAACCGGCAGCCGACCCCGAACCCGTGGAGCCAGAATCCTCGTTTCCGTCGTTTCCTGAATCGGAAACCCAGGGGTCTGTGTTTAACGATGCCCTGCCACCCCGTCGTTAG
- the rplY gene encoding 50S ribosomal protein L25, whose protein sequence is MSLTIACQSRPEGSKPRALRREGLIPANLYGHNGAESISLVLNAKDAGLLLRKTAVNETVIDVTIPDLSWQGSAVIREAQTHPWKGTLYHLSFFAVDAEEVAAEETAAAE, encoded by the coding sequence ATGTCACTGACCATCGCTTGTCAATCTCGCCCCGAAGGCAGTAAACCCCGCGCCCTCCGTCGTGAAGGTTTGATTCCCGCCAACCTCTACGGCCACAACGGCGCAGAGTCTATTTCTCTCGTCCTCAATGCCAAAGATGCCGGGCTGTTACTCCGCAAAACGGCAGTTAACGAAACCGTGATCGATGTGACGATCCCCGATTTATCCTGGCAAGGGTCGGCGGTGATCCGCGAAGCCCAAACCCACCCCTGGAAAGGAACCCTCTATCACCTCAGTTTCTTCGCGGTGGATGCGGAAGAAGTAGCGGCAGAAGAAACCGCTGCGGCAGAATAG
- a CDS encoding winged helix-turn-helix domain-containing protein: MLSLDIQKSRTTPEFTTTPRVLVVEDEELIREMVSLALKEQGYQVITAIDGRSALNILKESQSSLQPSYDLIILDVMLPQVNGLDLCRLLRYQGNTIPILILSAKASETDRVLGLEVGADDYLTKPFSMRELIARCRALLRRQSFAATPPAPVLEYEEITLFPEECRVLVSGEEINLSPKEFRLLELFMGSPRRVWSRDQLIEQVWGMDFIGDTKTVDVHIRWLREKLEADPSKPRYLITVRGFGYRFG; this comes from the coding sequence ATGCTGTCGCTCGATATACAAAAGAGCCGCACCACCCCAGAATTCACCACAACCCCCCGTGTTCTGGTGGTCGAAGATGAAGAGTTGATTCGAGAGATGGTGAGCCTTGCCCTCAAAGAGCAAGGCTACCAGGTAATTACCGCCATTGATGGGCGGTCTGCCCTCAATATCTTGAAAGAGTCACAGTCCAGCTTGCAACCGTCCTATGATTTGATCATTTTGGATGTGATGCTCCCACAGGTGAACGGTTTGGATCTGTGTCGCTTGTTGCGCTATCAAGGCAATACGATCCCGATTTTAATTCTCAGTGCCAAAGCGAGCGAAACCGATCGCGTCCTCGGCCTCGAAGTGGGAGCCGATGATTATTTAACCAAACCCTTCAGCATGCGCGAGTTGATCGCCCGCTGTCGGGCATTGCTCCGGCGACAGAGTTTCGCCGCCACGCCTCCCGCCCCCGTGCTGGAATACGAAGAGATTACCCTCTTCCCAGAAGAATGCCGCGTCTTGGTCAGTGGCGAGGAAATTAACCTTTCGCCGAAGGAATTTCGCCTCTTGGAACTCTTTATGGGGTCACCCCGCCGCGTTTGGTCACGGGATCAGCTGATCGAACAGGTGTGGGGGATGGATTTTATCGGCGATACGAAGACCGTGGATGTGCATATTCGCTGGCTCCGGGAAAAGCTCGAAGCTGACCCCAGCAAACCCCGCTATCTGATTACCGTCCGGGGGTTTGGCTATCGATTCGGCTAA
- a CDS encoding adenylosuccinate synthase, translating into MANVIVIGAQWGDEGKGKITDLLSRSADVVVRYQGGVNAGHTVVVKDQTFKLHLIPSGILYPKTRCIIGSGTVIDPKVLIAEMDQLATLGISTEQLYISQTAHVTMPYHRLLDQASEERRGEHKIGTTKRGIGPTYADKSERIGVRMIDLIDPDGLRSQVTWAVNHKNEILEKLYDLPPLDPAAVVEEYLRYADRLRPHVIDSSLHIDEAVRDRANILFEGAQGTLLDLDHGTYPYVTSSNPISGGACVGAGVGPTIIDRVIGVAKAYTTRVGEGPFPTELTDAVGQQLGDRGAEFGTTTGRARRCGWFDAVIGRYAVRINGLDCLAITKLDVLDDLPEIKVCVAYNIEGETCHHFPSNARQFAKCQPIYKTMPGWQQSTAHCRTLEDLPQAALNYLKFLAELMEVPIAIVSLGASRDQTIIVEDPIHGPKRALLDAKGVPV; encoded by the coding sequence TTGGCTAACGTTATCGTTATTGGTGCCCAGTGGGGGGACGAAGGCAAAGGCAAGATTACGGATCTGTTGAGTCGTTCAGCAGACGTTGTGGTCCGGTATCAAGGTGGGGTAAACGCTGGACATACTGTTGTTGTCAAAGATCAAACCTTCAAGCTGCACCTCATCCCATCGGGGATCTTATATCCAAAGACACGCTGTATCATCGGTTCGGGCACGGTGATTGATCCCAAAGTTCTGATTGCAGAAATGGATCAACTTGCGACCCTAGGCATTTCCACTGAACAGCTTTACATTTCTCAAACGGCCCATGTGACGATGCCCTACCATCGTCTGCTGGATCAGGCCTCGGAAGAGCGACGCGGCGAGCATAAAATCGGCACGACCAAGCGCGGCATTGGCCCCACCTATGCGGACAAGTCCGAACGGATTGGGGTGCGGATGATTGACCTGATCGATCCCGATGGGTTGCGATCGCAAGTCACCTGGGCCGTGAATCATAAAAACGAGATTCTCGAAAAGCTCTACGACCTACCGCCCCTTGATCCCGCTGCGGTCGTTGAGGAATATCTCCGCTATGCCGATCGCCTTCGTCCCCATGTGATCGACAGTTCACTCCATATCGACGAGGCGGTGCGCGATCGCGCCAACATCCTTTTTGAAGGCGCTCAAGGCACCTTACTCGACCTCGATCATGGCACCTATCCCTACGTCACCTCCTCCAATCCCATCTCTGGAGGGGCTTGCGTCGGTGCAGGGGTTGGCCCCACGATCATCGATCGGGTGATCGGCGTGGCCAAAGCCTACACCACCCGCGTCGGGGAAGGCCCCTTCCCCACGGAACTCACCGATGCTGTGGGGCAACAACTGGGCGATCGCGGTGCAGAGTTCGGCACCACCACGGGCCGGGCCCGGCGCTGCGGCTGGTTTGATGCCGTGATCGGTCGCTACGCCGTGCGGATTAACGGCCTCGACTGCTTGGCCATCACCAAACTTGATGTGCTCGATGATCTGCCGGAAATCAAGGTCTGTGTTGCTTACAATATTGAAGGCGAAACCTGCCATCATTTCCCCAGCAACGCCCGCCAGTTTGCCAAATGCCAGCCCATTTACAAAACCATGCCCGGTTGGCAACAGTCCACCGCTCACTGTCGCACCCTTGAGGATCTGCCCCAAGCCGCTTTAAATTACCTCAAGTTTTTGGCAGAACTGATGGAAGTGCCGATCGCGATCGTCTCCCTCGGTGCCAGTCGGGATCAAACAATCATCGTTGAAGATCCCATCCATGGCCCCAAACGGGCGTTACTCGATGCCAAAGGGGTTCCGGTTTAA